The window CGTTGCGCCGCTCCGCGCGGTTGAGCACCAGGTGCGCCACCGGCGGGGTGCGGTGGAGGACGAGCGTCTCCATGGCGGCGGTCATCCGCGCACCACCGCGGTGCGCCGGCGGGGCGCGGTGAGCTCGCGCCCGCAGAGGTGGCGCAGCCGCAGCGCCAGCTCGCCGCGGAGGTCGTCGGCGGAGACCACGGCGTCGAGGTACGCCTCCGAGGCGGCGCGGAAGACGTCGAGGTCGGCCATGTACTCCTCCCGCCTGCCGGCCACGAAGGCGGCGCGCTCGTCGGGGTCGGCGATGGCGGCGATCCGCCGGTGGTGGATGGCGTTCACCGCCGCCTCCGGTCCCATGATCGCCAGCCTCGCCTGGGGCAGCGCGATGGTGGCGTCGGCGCCGAAGCTCGCCCCCGACATCGCCAGGTAGCCGGCGCCGTACGCCTTGCGCA of the Candidatus Dormiibacterota bacterium genome contains:
- a CDS encoding carboxyl transferase domain-containing protein, encoding RKAYGAGYLAMSGASFGADATIALPQARLAIMGPEAAVNAIHHRRIAAIADPDERAAFVAGRREEYMADLDVFRAASEAYLDAVVSADDLRGELALRLRHLCGRELTAPRRRTAVVRG